The following are encoded in a window of Ruficoccus amylovorans genomic DNA:
- a CDS encoding aminopeptidase, whose amino-acid sequence MDSRYEELATVLTGFSCSLKRGEHVLIDAFDIPAGMVVALIRAARKRGAVPHVLEHNARIQRELVMKGTPEQFAGLAEIELARMKNMAAYIAVRGSHNIFESSDVPSKQMTAYMHAMKPVLDHRVNHTKWVVLRWPTPAMAQQAMMSTEAFEDFYFRVCTLDYARMKPGMAALKKLMEKTDRVQLKGPGTDLSFSIKGIAAIPCGGQYNIPDGEVFTAPVRDSVEGVISYNAPTVYQGVSFDNVRLVFKQGKIVEATSSNTKKLNQILDSDEGARYIGEFAIGFNPYVTEPMRDILFDEKIAGSFHFTPGQAYENADNGNRSQVHWDLVNIQRKDWGGGEIIFDGKVIRKDGIFLPKTLHKLNPEYLMGK is encoded by the coding sequence ATGGATTCCCGATACGAAGAACTCGCCACCGTGCTGACCGGCTTTTCCTGCTCGCTCAAGCGCGGCGAACACGTCCTCATCGACGCCTTTGACATCCCGGCCGGGATGGTCGTGGCGCTCATCCGCGCCGCCCGCAAGCGCGGAGCCGTCCCGCATGTGCTGGAGCACAACGCCCGTATCCAGCGCGAACTGGTCATGAAGGGGACGCCGGAGCAGTTCGCCGGGCTGGCCGAGATCGAACTGGCGCGGATGAAGAATATGGCCGCTTACATCGCCGTGCGCGGCTCACATAATATTTTCGAGTCCAGCGACGTGCCCTCGAAGCAGATGACCGCGTACATGCACGCCATGAAGCCCGTACTCGACCACCGCGTGAACCACACCAAGTGGGTCGTGCTGCGCTGGCCCACGCCCGCCATGGCCCAGCAGGCCATGATGAGCACCGAGGCGTTCGAGGATTTTTACTTCCGCGTGTGCACGCTCGACTACGCCCGCATGAAGCCCGGCATGGCTGCCCTGAAAAAGCTCATGGAAAAGACCGACCGGGTGCAGCTCAAGGGACCCGGCACGGACCTGAGTTTTTCGATCAAGGGGATTGCTGCCATCCCCTGCGGCGGTCAGTACAACATCCCCGACGGCGAAGTCTTCACCGCCCCGGTCCGCGACAGCGTAGAGGGCGTCATCAGCTACAACGCGCCGACCGTTTATCAGGGCGTATCCTTTGACAACGTGCGGCTCGTCTTCAAGCAGGGCAAGATCGTCGAGGCCACCTCGTCCAACACGAAAAAGCTCAACCAGATCCTTGATTCCGACGAAGGGGCTCGCTACATCGGCGAGTTCGCCATCGGCTTCAACCCCTACGTCACCGAGCCCATGCGCGACATCCTCTTTGACGAGAAGATCGCCGGCTCCTTCCACTTCACCCCTGGCCAGGCCTACGAGAACGCCGACAACGGCAACCGCTCGCAGGTCCACTGGGACCTGGTCAACATCCAGCGCAAGGACTGGGGCGGCGGCGAAATCATCTTCGACGGCAAGGTCATCCGCAAGGACGGCATCTTTCTCCCCAAAACCCTCCACAAGCTCAACCCCGAGTACTTGATGGGGAAGTAG